A single Pirellulaceae bacterium DNA region contains:
- a CDS encoding long-chain-fatty-acid--CoA ligase: protein MLGLMQDWPLTVDRILDHANTCFPQREVVTRSLEGPITRTNYGNIWRRAKQVTSALKQHGVQLGDRIATLAWNTDRHMEAWYGVMGMGAILHTVNPRLFPEQIVWIVNHAEDKMLFFDATFLPLVEKIAPHLKTVKSYILLTSREHLPQTTLPNLIAFEDFIAGQSTDAEWGGFDEHTACGLCYTSGTTGDPKGVLYSHRSNVIHALASNSVDCFGAGANDVVLPVVPMFHANAWAIAFGAPMCGAKLVMPGARLDGASVYELLETEKVTMTAAVPTVWMMLLNYLRENKLKLTALKRVAIGGAAVPEMILRAFEDDYGVEVIHAWGMTEMSPIGTIGKMLPEHYAMDRESQIKTKLKQGRALFTVEMKIVDEAGAELPRDGKAFGRLLVRGPAVSRAYFKNAGARNAKGECLEPDGFFDTGDIATLDQLGVMHITDRAKDVIKSGGEWISSIDIENIALGCDGVANAAVIAIAHPKWDERPLLIIEPKPGATPTKEKLLAFLQGKIAKWWMPDDVALVEKIPIGATGKVNKLSLRQQFEGYQLPHQ, encoded by the coding sequence ATGCTCGGACTCATGCAGGATTGGCCACTGACGGTCGATCGAATTCTAGATCATGCCAATACCTGTTTCCCGCAGCGCGAAGTGGTGACTCGCAGCTTGGAAGGTCCGATCACGCGCACTAATTACGGCAACATTTGGCGACGCGCCAAGCAGGTCACCAGCGCGCTCAAGCAACATGGCGTCCAACTGGGGGATCGCATCGCGACCTTGGCCTGGAACACGGATCGACACATGGAAGCATGGTACGGTGTGATGGGCATGGGAGCCATCCTGCACACCGTCAATCCTCGACTGTTTCCTGAGCAGATCGTGTGGATTGTCAATCATGCAGAAGATAAGATGTTGTTCTTTGATGCCACTTTTCTACCGTTGGTCGAGAAAATTGCTCCCCATTTGAAGACCGTAAAGAGCTATATCCTGCTGACTAGTCGCGAGCACTTACCGCAGACCACGCTGCCCAACTTGATTGCCTTCGAAGACTTTATTGCTGGTCAATCGACCGATGCGGAGTGGGGCGGATTCGACGAGCACACCGCCTGCGGTTTGTGTTACACCTCGGGAACAACAGGAGACCCCAAAGGCGTATTGTATTCACATCGCTCGAACGTGATTCATGCGCTGGCATCCAATTCGGTGGATTGTTTTGGCGCGGGCGCCAATGATGTCGTGCTGCCGGTAGTGCCCATGTTTCATGCCAATGCTTGGGCGATAGCCTTTGGCGCGCCGATGTGCGGCGCAAAGTTGGTCATGCCCGGTGCCAGACTGGACGGTGCCAGCGTCTATGAGTTGTTAGAAACTGAAAAGGTCACCATGACCGCCGCAGTGCCGACCGTGTGGATGATGCTGCTGAATTACCTGCGTGAGAACAAGCTTAAGCTGACTGCACTCAAGCGCGTTGCCATCGGTGGCGCGGCCGTGCCAGAGATGATCTTGCGAGCCTTCGAGGATGATTATGGCGTTGAAGTCATTCATGCTTGGGGGATGACGGAGATGAGTCCGATTGGCACGATTGGCAAGATGCTACCCGAGCACTACGCTATGGATCGCGAGTCGCAAATTAAGACCAAGCTCAAGCAGGGACGAGCTTTGTTTACCGTCGAGATGAAAATTGTCGATGAGGCTGGTGCAGAGCTGCCTCGCGATGGAAAGGCGTTTGGAAGGCTATTGGTGCGCGGCCCAGCCGTGTCGCGTGCCTACTTCAAAAACGCTGGTGCACGCAATGCAAAAGGCGAATGCCTTGAGCCTGATGGATTCTTTGACACTGGCGACATTGCTACGTTGGACCAGTTGGGCGTTATGCATATCACCGACCGAGCCAAAGACGTCATTAAGTCGGGTGGCGAATGGATTAGTTCGATTGATATCGAGAATATTGCACTCGGCTGCGACGGGGTAGCCAACGCCGCCGTGATTGCCATTGCCCATCCCAAGTGGGACGAACGTCCGCTGCTGATCATCGAGCCCAAGCCAGGTGCGACGCCCACCAAAGAGAAACTGCTGGCCTTTTTGCAGGGCAAGATTGCCAAATGGTGGATGCCCGACGATGTGGCGCTCGTCGAAAAGATTCCCATTGGAGCCACTGGCAAGGTCAACAAGCTGTCGTTGCGGCAACAATTCGAAGGTTACCAGCTACCCCACCAGTAG
- a CDS encoding MBL fold metallo-hydrolase, with product MEVVHHGAHEGVTGSCHELVVDASRSLLIDCGLFQGKDARAHSEEIEFSIANLQALVVTHIHLDHVGRIPYLIGAGFRKPIYCSPPSAKLLPLVMEDAVRIGLTRNQRLIERFIADLRKQIRPVAYHKWKRLDGGVQMRLSPAGHVLGSAVVEFEKDGQRIVFSGDLGTRDQPLLIPPASPERADLLVLESTYGDRLHEDRGDRAQRLEKVLVHTLENQGVTIIPAFSIGRTQELLFELNSILDHIGKPPRKSLLNGVDIIIDSPLAQRFSQMYDSLRPYWSDEARQVLEFDDQPFVFDNLVDIGSSDEHRYTIDYLQKSKLPAIVIAASGMCAGGRVVDYLKEFIGDPTTDIVFVGFQAMGTPGRYIQDTDWVMLDGQRYDIRASRHTLSGYSAHADQADLLRFVEGMPERPKAIRLVHGEPSAKEVLAQELRQRNYTVV from the coding sequence ATGGAAGTCGTGCATCATGGAGCCCACGAAGGTGTAACCGGTTCCTGTCATGAGTTGGTGGTGGATGCCTCGCGGTCGCTGCTGATCGACTGTGGCTTGTTTCAAGGCAAGGACGCGCGAGCGCATTCCGAGGAGATCGAGTTTTCTATTGCCAACTTGCAAGCACTAGTCGTCACTCATATCCACTTGGATCATGTCGGTCGCATACCCTACCTGATTGGAGCGGGCTTTCGCAAACCGATTTACTGTTCACCACCCAGCGCGAAGCTTTTACCGCTGGTGATGGAGGATGCGGTTCGTATCGGTTTAACGCGCAATCAGCGGTTGATTGAGCGATTTATTGCTGACCTACGTAAGCAGATACGACCTGTTGCATACCATAAATGGAAACGACTGGATGGCGGTGTGCAGATGCGACTAAGCCCTGCTGGACATGTGCTGGGATCTGCCGTCGTTGAATTCGAGAAGGACGGGCAGCGTATCGTATTTAGCGGCGACCTGGGAACGCGTGACCAACCGCTCTTGATACCGCCTGCCAGCCCCGAGAGGGCTGACCTGTTGGTATTAGAGAGTACCTACGGCGATCGTCTGCACGAGGATCGCGGCGATCGAGCGCAACGATTGGAAAAAGTGCTGGTGCACACTTTGGAGAATCAGGGTGTGACGATCATTCCCGCCTTTAGCATTGGGCGGACGCAAGAGCTGTTGTTCGAGTTGAATTCCATTCTCGATCACATTGGCAAGCCGCCCCGCAAGTCATTGCTCAATGGGGTGGATATCATCATCGACTCGCCACTCGCACAGCGTTTTAGCCAAATGTACGATAGCCTGCGTCCGTACTGGAGCGACGAGGCGCGGCAAGTCTTGGAATTTGATGATCAGCCATTTGTGTTTGACAACTTAGTGGATATCGGCAGTTCCGATGAGCATCGCTACACCATCGACTATTTGCAAAAGTCTAAATTGCCTGCCATCGTCATCGCGGCCAGTGGCATGTGCGCTGGCGGGCGGGTGGTTGACTACTTGAAAGAATTCATTGGCGATCCGACGACAGATATCGTGTTTGTGGGCTTTCAGGCCATGGGTACGCCGGGACGCTACATCCAGGATACCGATTGGGTCATGCTGGACGGCCAGCGATATGACATTCGTGCCAGCCGGCACACGCTGAGCGGCTATTCGGCGCACGCTGATCAGGCGGACCTACTGCGGTTTGTGGAAGGAATGCCAGAGCGCCCCAAGGCCATTCGGCTGGTGCATGGTGAACCATCAGCCAAAGAGGTGCTGGCGCAGGAGTTGCGCCAGCGAAACTACACCGTGGTTTGA
- a CDS encoding site-2 protease family protein — protein MKVGKVYGIDVHVHWSFWVLVLFYLISVSRTGGIVEGVMAVTFILAVFACVLLHEFGHAAAAAYYGIPTRDITLLPFGGIARIERMPDKPLQELVVALAGPAVNIAIAALFIAPVTLGIMTNVSAPAVGWGTNFLAQLLVVNLLLVGFNLLPAFPMDGGRVLRSLLAIRLGHLRATQVAVRTGRWMALAFAIWAVVSLNVVLLLIAGFIYFAGLAELIQVRMRIAGQAADSQSAGAQHWSYQYSSSWAQPSQNAPNSAADDDIIDAVEVRHIR, from the coding sequence ATGAAGGTCGGCAAGGTTTATGGTATCGACGTCCACGTGCACTGGTCCTTTTGGGTGCTGGTGTTGTTCTATTTGATATCGGTCTCGCGCACTGGCGGGATCGTTGAGGGCGTGATGGCAGTCACCTTCATCTTAGCCGTCTTCGCTTGTGTACTGCTGCATGAGTTTGGACACGCGGCGGCAGCGGCTTATTACGGCATACCGACTCGCGACATTACATTGCTGCCCTTTGGCGGCATCGCCCGCATCGAGCGAATGCCCGACAAGCCACTTCAGGAGTTGGTGGTCGCACTAGCTGGACCGGCAGTCAACATCGCCATCGCCGCGCTGTTCATAGCACCTGTAACTCTGGGAATCATGACGAATGTCTCGGCACCGGCTGTAGGTTGGGGTACCAACTTTCTGGCCCAATTGTTGGTTGTCAACTTGCTGCTCGTCGGTTTCAACTTGTTGCCCGCGTTTCCGATGGATGGTGGCCGGGTGCTGCGCAGCCTGTTAGCGATTCGCTTGGGCCATTTGCGGGCCACGCAAGTTGCCGTCCGCACTGGCCGCTGGATGGCACTTGCCTTTGCCATTTGGGCTGTGGTCAGCCTCAATGTGGTATTGTTATTAATAGCCGGGTTTATCTATTTCGCAGGACTCGCGGAGCTAATACAGGTCCGCATGCGCATCGCCGGCCAGGCTGCAGACTCACAATCCGCAGGGGCGCAGCACTGGTCATATCAATACTCTAGCTCATGGGCACAGCCGTCTCAGAACGCACCCAATTCTGCGGCCGACGATGACATAATTGACGCAGTTGAAGTCCGGCATATCCGTTAG
- a CDS encoding tetratricopeptide repeat protein yields MQPLNPKDLLTRLTVEDESSTPGAPRTVLPTRFQELERQLQDVPLTVAPYLELAEIYLTASRWLDARRVLEKAVARFPDDPQANFLHEESQLARSAELLQAAQREYDAEPTVLTQNQLRQCQLEWNVLRERVYRQRLAREPQQVELSIPLAEALEQLDRVDEAIAVLQAACHDRKSRAKIWLTLAKLLERAHQIPQALAAYRRAALYRVPPPTDEIKLQALQSAADLAERSKMIDSARRYLSLLLEIQPGNILWQQRLAELQRHSL; encoded by the coding sequence ATGCAACCATTGAATCCGAAAGACTTGCTGACTCGCCTGACTGTGGAAGATGAATCGTCGACACCTGGTGCACCCAGGACGGTCTTGCCCACTCGATTTCAAGAGTTGGAGCGACAGCTTCAAGATGTTCCGCTCACCGTTGCACCTTACCTCGAACTGGCCGAGATCTACCTGACTGCATCGCGCTGGTTGGATGCGCGCCGGGTTTTGGAGAAAGCCGTCGCGCGCTTTCCTGATGATCCGCAGGCCAATTTTCTTCACGAAGAATCGCAGTTGGCGCGTTCCGCCGAACTCTTGCAGGCTGCCCAACGCGAGTATGACGCAGAACCTACTGTATTGACTCAGAATCAACTACGGCAGTGTCAGTTGGAATGGAATGTTCTGCGCGAACGCGTCTATCGGCAACGACTGGCTCGAGAACCACAGCAGGTGGAGCTGTCGATCCCGCTGGCCGAGGCACTTGAGCAATTAGATCGAGTTGACGAGGCGATCGCTGTATTGCAGGCCGCTTGCCACGACCGAAAGTCTCGAGCCAAAATCTGGCTGACGCTGGCAAAACTTCTCGAACGCGCACATCAGATACCGCAGGCGCTGGCGGCTTATCGTCGCGCGGCACTGTATCGCGTGCCGCCGCCAACGGACGAAATCAAGCTCCAAGCGCTGCAATCCGCTGCCGATCTGGCCGAACGTAGCAAGATGATCGACTCGGCCCGGCGGTATCTATCGCTGCTGTTGGAAATCCAGCCCGGCAATATCCTCTGGCAACAACGCTTGGCTGAATTGCAACGACATAGCCTGTGA